The segment GACTGAGTTGCAATAACCATGAAGCTGAGTAAATGAATTTCGTAAACTAAAATGTTAACTTAGAAGATTTTATATAAACTTAATGAACAATGTGTTGTGATCATATTCTTCCTTTTAGAAATGCTTAATGacgtttttaatttttatttagccACCTGTTGGTCTTCCACATCCTATTGACTCTTGCATTGACAAGTTGTATAACTATATATATTAAGAGATTGTATCAAACAGTAActataataatttcaaaattaataactaatgccttgaattttattaaatgaaattCAGATATTACAACTTCTCAAGAAACACTGCTAATCTACTAAACTTTGCAGCATACATTATTTGTTTCTAGCAAGGCATGGTTTCATCATTAGTCCCACATGAACGGAGAGTGTTTGAGTAAGAAAGAAAACGAGGATTGGATCTACAATTGTGTGAGCCTATTTCTTCAACAATCATGAATGTTTCTTCATCCAAACCACAACTATAAATCTTTTGTTCCAttgaaaaaactaaaatattgcCATTCATGACAGTAAATCCGGTAACATGAGCATCTTTCTCTTCCACTACAAAAAAATTGACTTTCCGTGACACTCAAAAATTGTCACTAAAAGTCAATAATCTGTAGCTAAATGTTTCCAAAACTTTTAGTGACACCCTTCTTTGGCGTCAACTTTAAGGGGGTGTGGTGTGACGCTAAATTGGATGTCACTGTAACTTTTAGTTACAGACAAAATTTTACCTACAGCTATACGACTGTCACAATAGGTTATcctaatattataattaataaaacttaTACCTACGACTTTTTAGGTGTCACTAaaacatataaattttaattttttttaaatataaagttTCTTTTTGCTGCCACTAAAACTTcaataaacaaaatttttattatatgaaaatataataaatttataattttacattgacaaatattactaatattaaaattaaatgactgattattttaaaatacattaagAACCATAACAAAGTTAAAtcactaaaattaaaaaattatcccattttatattaaatttaaatatttcaacATAGAAAGTTTCATTCAATATACTAAGAATTTtacaaaagaaatcaaatatatgaaTCTTACAAAAGAAATCacatatatatgtattttaaCATTCTTATATCTTCACGCCCATTAAGCCTCGCTAAGAACCATCTAATTCATACACCTATATGTCCAACCATGCAAGAAAACCACTACTCAGCAGCACTTCCACCATGTTTGAACTTAGCCTTTACAAATGCACCACTCACACCCCATAAAATACCCAATATCACCAAGAATATCACCATAGCTGTCATTTGGCGATGGTAGCTGTTTACTTTGTAGTTGACCTTAGAGATGCCATTTACTAGACTTGCAATATTCAACCTGTTGAGAAGCCACCTAAAACCCTTCGCAGTTTCAACCCCAAATGTGATGGAGACGACAACAAGAGATAAACCTGAGAATTTCCAATTGTAAAACTCAAAACTGAAGGAAAAAAATTTGAATGAAAGGGATATAAGCTTAAAATAATAGTACACCTTCATGACATGAACTTACTAACCTATTATAAAGCCCAATGCACAGATGACCCAGTGACCGGAAGCACTGAGTTCAAGCATTTTTTGATTCCAACCACTGAAGGTTGTAAGGCTCCCCAAGTAACCAGTCA is part of the Vicia villosa cultivar HV-30 ecotype Madison, WI unplaced genomic scaffold, Vvil1.0 ctg.001020F_1_1, whole genome shotgun sequence genome and harbors:
- the LOC131632776 gene encoding uncharacterized protein LOC131632776 isoform X2, which codes for MAHLAVFGILGIGSFLMGWFGVEFKKDISHVSEHLAIGIMTGYLGSLTTFSGWNQKMLELSASGHWVICALGFIIGLSLVVVSITFGVETAKGFRWLLNRLNIASLVNGISKVNYKVNSYHRQMTAMVIFLVILGILWGVSGAFVKAKFKHGGSAAE
- the LOC131632776 gene encoding uncharacterized protein LOC131632776 isoform X1; the encoded protein is MAHLAVFGILGVLTRYLLQKLFGPRVANLTSNHSILYLDLPSNMIGSFLMGWFGVEFKKDISHVSEHLAIGIMTGYLGSLTTFSGWNQKMLELSASGHWVICALGFIIGLSLVVVSITFGVETAKGFRWLLNRLNIASLVNGISKVNYKVNSYHRQMTAMVIFLVILGILWGVSGAFVKAKFKHGGSAAE